GATGTACCACGCCCAGGAACGCAACGTGCACGTACCCGGCTCGGAAATCACCGGTACCCGGGGCGGCATCCATAACTCGGTGACCCGGGTCTGCCCCAAACCCACCCACATGATTGGCGGCTACGCGCAGCTGGCCTACGGATTCAACTACTACGGCACCGTCGGCTCCAACCGTGACGAGTTCGTCATGGTCCGGCGCATGAAACACATCGACTGGCTGGACGGTGAAGGCCAGGACTTCGTTCAGGAGGCCGCGAAATGACTATTCGATCCCAGGTCGGCATGGTTCTCAATCTGGACAAGTGCATTGGCTGCCACACCTGCTCGGTGACCTGCAAGAACGTCTGGACCAGCCGCGAGGGCGTGGAATACGCCTGGTTCAACAACGTGGAAACCAAGCCCGGCATTGGCTACCCCAAGGAATGGGAGAACCAGAACAAATGGAAAGGTGGCTGGCTGCGTCGCAAGGACGGCCGCATCGAACCACGCATCGGAGGCAAGTGGCGGGTGCTGGCCAATCTGTTCGCCAATCCGGACCTGCCGGAAATCGACGATTACTACGAGCCTTTCGACTTCGACTATGAGCATCTCCACCAGGCCAAGCCTGGCAAGCATCAACCGGTGGCGCGGCCGCGCTCGCTGATTTCCGGCGAGCGTATGAAGAAGATCGAATGGGGCCCCAACTGGGAGGAGATTCTCGGCACCGAGTTCGCCCGGCGCCGCAAGGACAGCAACTTCGATCAGATACAAGCGGACATCTACGGGCAGTTTGAAAACACTTTCATGATGTATTTGCCGCGTCTGTGCGAGCACTGTCTCAACCCGACCTGCGTGGCTTCCTGTCCCAGCGGTGCCATCTATAAACGTGAGGAGGACGGTATCGTCCTGATCGACCAGGACAAATGCCGGGGCTGGCGCATGTGTGTATCCGGCTGCCCGTACAAGAAAATCTATTACAACTGGAAAAGCGGCAAATCGGAAAAATGCATTTTCTGTTTCCCGCGAATCGAGGCCGGAGAGCCCACCGTGTGTTCGGAAACCTGCGTCGGACGGATCCGTTATCTGGGCGTGCTGCTGTACGACGCGGACCGCATCAAGGAAGTGGCGGAAAGCCCGGATGAGCGGGATCTGTACCACCGCCAACGGGACATCTTTCTCGATCCCCATGACCCGGACGTTATCGAACGGGCCCGAGCCGATGGCATTCCCGATAACGTGATCGCCGCCGCCCAGGCCTCGCCGGTGTACAAGCTGGCAGTGGACTGGCAGCTGGCGCTGCCGCTGCATCCGGAGTATCGCACCCTGCCCATGGTCTGGTATGTGCCGCCACTGTCGCCGATCCAGTCCGCCGCCGAGGCGGGCGATCTGGAATTCGACGGTGTGCTGCCTAAGATCGAATCCCTGCGCATCCCGGTTAAGTATCTGGCCAATATGCTCACCGCCGGCGAGGAAGAACCGGTGGTGCTGGCGTTGAAGCGGTTACTCGCCATGCGCCTGTATATGCGCGGCAAGCAGGTTGATGGCGAAACCGATACCACCGTGCTCGACCAGGTGGGTCTCAGCGAAGCCCAGGTCATGGAAATGTACCGCTATCTGGCCATCGCCAACTACGAAGATCGTTTTGTCATCCCCACCAGCCATCGCGAACTGGCCCGCGAGGCGTTTCCGGAACGCGGCGGCTGTGGCTTCACCTTCGGCAATGGTTGTCAGGGCGGCGACGACGATACCAGTCTGTTCGGCGGGCGCAAGCAGACCGCCACCCTGGTAAAACCGCAGCGTTTCGAACCGGATCAGCAGGAGACCCGTCATGACTGAGATCACTCAAAGGAGCCTGCGTGCCCTCGCCCGCCTGCTGGAGTATCCCGAAGCTACTTTGCAACAGGCGACACCGGAGCTGGTCGACGCCCTGAACGCGGAACGACGCTGGACCCTGTCGATGCGAGACCGGCTTGGCCAATGGTGCGAACGGATTGGCGCCGCCGATTTGCTGGATCTGCAGGCCGAATACGTGGCCCTGTTCGACCGTGGCCGCGCTACTTCACTGCTGCTGTTCGAGCATGTCCATGGTGAATCCCGGGACCGGGGCCAGGCCATGGTGGATTTGCTTGATCACTACCGGCAGGCCGGCTTTCAGTTGGAAGCGCGGGAATTACCCGATTATCTGCCCCTGTTTCTGGAGTTTCTGTCGACCCGCCGGGAAGCGGAAATCGGCCGCTGGCTCGGTGAAGTCCGCGCCATTCTCGCCCGGCTGGCGGCACGGTTGGAAAGCCGGGAGGCGCCCCAGGCCCTGGCCGTCACCGCTTTGCTGGCTCTGATCGGCGCGGAATCGGAAATCCAGGCGCATCGGCCCGAGGTATCCCGGGAAGCACCGGACCACACTCCCCAGGCCCTGGACGCGGTGTGGGAAGAGGAAGCGGTGCGGTTCTCCGCCGAATCCGATCAGGACTGTCAGTTGCAATCCGCCCAAGGCCGTCACCAGACCCGGCAACGGCAACGGGCCGAGGAGCAACCGGTACGTTTCGTCCCACCCACAGCGGCGGCCGCCAGCGGTCGCGCCAAGGAGTGAGCTGATGGCATCCTTGTCGCATCATCTGCACATATTGCTGTTCGGCATTTATCCGTATATCGCCGTCAGCGTGTTTCTGGTGGGTAGCCTGATCCGCTTCGATCATGGCCAGTACACCTGGAAAACCGGCTCCAGCCAGATACTGTCGTCACGGCACATGCGGCTGGCCAGCAACTGTTTCCACATCGGTATTCTGGTGATTTTCTTCGGCCATCTGGTGGGGCTGCTGACGCCGCACTGGGCCTACGCCTGGATTATCAGCGCGGGGGCCAAACAGATCATGGCGATCCTGGTGGGCGGCATCGCCGGCGTGCTCTGTTTTATCGGCGGCGTCATGCTGCTGTGGCGACGCCTGTTCAATCCACGCGTGCGGGCCAGCTCCAGCGCCATGGATACCTTTATCATCGCTCTGCTGGTGGTACAGGTCACCCTCGGACTGGCCACCATCGGCCCGGCCCTGGGGCATCTGGACGGCGGTCTGATGCTGCAGCTGGCGCACTGGGCCCAGGCCATCGCTTTCTTCCAGGGTGGCGCCGCCGCTTATCTGGAAGGCGTGGGCTGGATCTACAAGGTGCACATTTTCATCGGCCTGACGATTTTCCTGGTGTTTCCGTTCAGCCGCCTGGTGCACGTCTGGAGCCTGCCGCTGGGTTATCTGTTCCGTCGCTATCAAATCGTCCGCAGGCGGGCCTGAGCCATGCAACGCATCGATATGGTGGAACGCCCCGGCGGCGGCGTGATTCAGGTTGGCGAGGCCCTCATCGAGGAGAGCGAGATCGCCCGGGAAACCCAGCACCATCCCGCTGGCGACCTTGATCGGGCCCGGCGACAGGCGGCCAGGGCCCTGGTGATCCGCCAGTTGCTGTTGCAACGAGCGGCGCAATGCGGGTTGGATCCGACCGATGAAGAAGCCTGCATCAGCGCCCTACTGGAGCAGGACCTACAGGTCCCGGAGCCGCACCCGGCCGATTGTCAGCGTTATTATCACAGCCACCCGGAGCGCTTCCAAACCCCTCCCGGCTGGCATCTACAACACATCCTTCTGGCCGCCGCCCCGGACGACGCCCGAGCCCGGGACCGGCAGTACCGTCTGGGACAGAAACTGCTGCGCCAATTGGATGCGTC
This sequence is a window from Alloalcanivorax dieselolei B5. Protein-coding genes within it:
- the narJ gene encoding nitrate reductase molybdenum cofactor assembly chaperone; translated protein: MTEITQRSLRALARLLEYPEATLQQATPELVDALNAERRWTLSMRDRLGQWCERIGAADLLDLQAEYVALFDRGRATSLLLFEHVHGESRDRGQAMVDLLDHYRQAGFQLEARELPDYLPLFLEFLSTRREAEIGRWLGEVRAILARLAARLESREAPQALAVTALLALIGAESEIQAHRPEVSREAPDHTPQALDAVWEEEAVRFSAESDQDCQLQSAQGRHQTRQRQRAEEQPVRFVPPTAAAASGRAKE
- the narI gene encoding respiratory nitrate reductase subunit gamma, with amino-acid sequence MASLSHHLHILLFGIYPYIAVSVFLVGSLIRFDHGQYTWKTGSSQILSSRHMRLASNCFHIGILVIFFGHLVGLLTPHWAYAWIISAGAKQIMAILVGGIAGVLCFIGGVMLLWRRLFNPRVRASSSAMDTFIIALLVVQVTLGLATIGPALGHLDGGLMLQLAHWAQAIAFFQGGAAAYLEGVGWIYKVHIFIGLTIFLVFPFSRLVHVWSLPLGYLFRRYQIVRRRA
- the narH gene encoding nitrate reductase subunit beta, which codes for MTIRSQVGMVLNLDKCIGCHTCSVTCKNVWTSREGVEYAWFNNVETKPGIGYPKEWENQNKWKGGWLRRKDGRIEPRIGGKWRVLANLFANPDLPEIDDYYEPFDFDYEHLHQAKPGKHQPVARPRSLISGERMKKIEWGPNWEEILGTEFARRRKDSNFDQIQADIYGQFENTFMMYLPRLCEHCLNPTCVASCPSGAIYKREEDGIVLIDQDKCRGWRMCVSGCPYKKIYYNWKSGKSEKCIFCFPRIEAGEPTVCSETCVGRIRYLGVLLYDADRIKEVAESPDERDLYHRQRDIFLDPHDPDVIERARADGIPDNVIAAAQASPVYKLAVDWQLALPLHPEYRTLPMVWYVPPLSPIQSAAEAGDLEFDGVLPKIESLRIPVKYLANMLTAGEEEPVVLALKRLLAMRLYMRGKQVDGETDTTVLDQVGLSEAQVMEMYRYLAIANYEDRFVIPTSHRELAREAFPERGGCGFTFGNGCQGGDDDTSLFGGRKQTATLVKPQRFEPDQQETRHD
- a CDS encoding peptidylprolyl isomerase; the protein is MQRIDMVERPGGGVIQVGEALIEESEIARETQHHPAGDLDRARRQAARALVIRQLLLQRAAQCGLDPTDEEACISALLEQDLQVPEPHPADCQRYYHSHPERFQTPPGWHLQHILLAAAPDDARARDRQYRLGQKLLRQLDASEHRFTELAQRYSDCPSRDQGGELGWLGPGQTVAELDRVLARLPAGLHGRPLASRYGWHLVHINALRPARPLPFEQVNERVRHELLEQASRRALHQYLLALENDIGVRGFRLEEDS